One genomic window of Paramormyrops kingsleyae isolate MSU_618 chromosome 20, PKINGS_0.4, whole genome shotgun sequence includes the following:
- the LOC111853758 gene encoding interferon-induced protein with tetratricopeptide repeats 1B-like: protein MALNQDASLKMKLIQLQCHFTWGLRKEDTDLSDLQNRLENDINFSSADQAGAKHLFSYLAFVNYLQDQPGEALTNLMKAEDHIREHNEECEKMLIVTYGDFAWLYYHLNDHVKSMHYLEKVEDIKQRFPAQSPTAFHAEVYGEMGWTFLMYSRKYHVKAKECFEKALIEHPDNPDWNCGYATALCRVEYGSNTTEDSPAGTQLRRALELSPGDPYIMALLGLKLGDHDRLTEAEELIERALRISPANPHVMRYVAKFFRKLGSMDKSIDLFNRTLEKTPNSAFLHHQIAVCYRNKRFNLCRNRGQNTNREEVEHLLLLAMHHFQKAIELKPSFIIAMIDLALLHAKMGNLTKAEELFQEAFQVARAKNDNLQNVHQSYGTFQLHNKRSESLAIEHYKKGCQIQKDNRTGEQCLQQLEMIAERRIDRNPSDGEAFGILGFVNQLRGDKLQAIECYEKALLHNPGNDEFLTALCDLRLSLH, encoded by the exons ATGGC GTTGAACCAGGATGCTTCACTAAAAATGAAACTTATTCAGCTTCAGTGCCACTTCACCTGGGGTCTCAGGAAAGAGGACACTGATCTCAGTGACTTGCAAAATAGACTTGAGAATGATATcaatttcagttcagctgatcaaGCCGGGGCCAAACACTTATTCAGCTATTTGGCTTTTGTGAACTATTTGCAAGACCAGCCAGGAGAAGCACTCACTAACTTGATGAAGGCTGAAGACCACATTCGTGAACACAATGAAGAATGTGAGAAGATGCTCATTGTAACATATGGAGACTTTGCATGGCTGTACTACCACTTGAACGACCATGTAAAATCCATGCATTATCTGGAGAAGGTGGAAGATATTAAGCAGCGATTTCCAGCACAGTCTCCTACTGCTTTTCATGCGGAAGTCTATGGAGAGATGGGATGGACCTTCCTCATGTATTCTAGGAAATACCACGTGAAAGCGAAAGAGTGCTTTGAGAAAGCCCTGATAGAGCATCCAGACAATCCCGACTGGAACTGTGGCTATGCTACAGCGCTGTGCCGGGTTGAATATGGGAGCAACACAACTGAAGATTCACCAGCTGGTACACAGCTAAGGCGCGCATTAGAGCTGAGCCCTGGGGATCCTTATATCATGGCGCTTTTGGGTCTAAAACTAGGTGATCATGACAGATTGACTGAGGCAGAGGAACTGATTGAAAGAGCTCTCAGGATTTCACCAGCCAACCCTCACGTCATGCGGTATGTTGCAAAGTTTTTCAGAAAACTTGGATCTATGGATAAGTCCATTGACCTTTTTAACCGCACCCTTGAAAAAACACCCAATTCAGCCTTTCTTCACCATCAAATTGCAGTCTGCTATAGGAATAAAAGATTCAACTTGTGCAGAAATAGAGGGCAAAACACCAACAGAGAAGAGGTTGAACACCTTCTCCTACTTGCCATGCATCATTTTCAGAAGGCCATTGAGTTGAAGCCCTCCTTCATTATCGCCATGATAGATCTAGCTCTTTTACATGCAAAGATGGGAAACCTCACCAAAGCAGAGGAGCTGTTTCAGGAAGCATTTCAGGTGGCCAGAGCAAAAAATGACAACCTGCAAAATGTCCATCAATCTTATGGTACCTTCCAGCTGCATAACAAGAGATCAGAGTCTCTGGCCATAGAGCATTACAAGAAAGGGTGTCAAATTCAGAAAGATAACAGAACAGGGGAGCAATGTCTTCAGCAATTGGAAATGATAGCAGAGAGGCGTATTGACAGAAATCCGAGTGATGGGGAAGCTTTTGGGATTCTGGGATTTGTTAATCAGCTAAGGGGTGACAAGCTCCAAGCCATAGAGTGCTATGAGAAAGCTCTTTTACATAACCCAGGAAACGATGAGTTTCTCACAGCTCTCTGTGACCTTCGGCTTTCTCTGCACTAG
- the ifit9 gene encoding interferon-induced protein with tetratricopeptide repeats 9, with amino-acid sequence MEAKLKRLECPFTWRINESDVKGLCNIPEKLLDRVKFGPRRYHTTYLNILGFVSHLQGDNERALEFLLKGQNVLTEDKKADTEFLVNFGTLAWVYYHSGNLKDAVTYLSKVEEICKGVPGSSQYSCGLPVIAGEKGWTFLKLGASFYDQAKKSFQKALQGDPDNVSYNTGYAVVLYRIEGMNRDTRMKPESSEAIFQLRRSLLLEPDDSEIKVLLALKLQSSSKQESKRLIKDALRLSPDVPQVTRYVAKYLRAEGSTEESLEILRKAVKLAPNSSFLYHQIGLCHRQQLIQMLQTDRATKCIPMARKRDKTEECIYYFRKAVELKPSNIHAQVSLAEAYAENRQLLEAEKIFTDLLKDDSLWEPDKQHCHTRYGVFLLYKRKAEDQAVAQFRIAYQMQIKSSDRMQAAKKLRQIAERWTHGRRKVSEASEILAFLSAMDRQKMQASHYVKKSSDFSSESDDLTAAFAEKMKLK; translated from the coding sequence ATGGAAGCCAAGTTGAAAAGACTGGAATGCCCTTTTACTTGGAGAATCAATGAATCTGACGTTAAAGGCCTTTGCAACATCCCAGAAAAGCTTCTCGATCGAGTCAAATTTGGCCCACGCAGATACCATACAACATACCTGAACATACTAGGTTTTGTGAGTCATCTGCAAGGGGACAATGAGCGTGCGCTGGAGTTTCTCCTTAAAGGCCAGAATGTCTTAACGGAGGACAAAAAGGCTGACACAGAGTTTCTGGTAAACTTTGGTACCTTGGCATGGGTTTATTATCATTCTGGGAATCTGAAGGATGCCGTGACCTACCTTAGTAAAGTGGAAGAAATCTGCAAGGGCGTTCCTGGGTCCTCACAGTATTCCTGCGGTTTGCCTGTAATTGCTGGTGAAAAAGGCTGGACCTTCTTAAAGCTTGGGGCCTCGTTTTATGACCAGGCAAAGAAAAGCTTTCAGAAAGCCCTGCAAGGGGACCCAGACAATGTATCCTACAACACAGGATATGCAGTGGTCCTCTACCGCATTGAAGGGATGAACCGAGACACAAGGATGAAGCCGGAAAGCAGTGAGGCCATTTTTCAGCTTAGGAGGTCGTTACTGTTGGAACCCGATGATTCTGAAATAAAGGTGCTACTGGCCCTGAAACTTCAGAGTAGCAGTAAACAAGAATCTAAAAGACTTATTAAAGATGCCCTCAGGCTGTCTCCAGATGTCCCCCAGGTGACAAGGTATGTTGCTAAGTATTTACGGGCAGAAGGATCCACTGAGGAATCTCTGGAGATTCTCAGAAAAGCAGTGAAACTGGCACCAAATTCCTCCTTCctgtaccatcagattggactGTGCCACAGACAGCAGCTCATCCAGATGCTGCAAACAGACAGGGCAACCAAGTGTATTCCTATGGCCCGGAAGAGGGATAAAACTGAAGAATGCATCTACTATTTCAGAAAGGCAGTGGAATTGAAGCCTTCTAACATACATGCCCAGGTCAGCTTGGCTGAGGCGTACGCTGAAAACCGTCAGCTGCTTGAAGCAGAGAAGATCTTCACTGATTTACTGAAGGATGATTCTCTCTGGGAGCCAGACAAGCAGCACTGTCACACCAGGTATGGTGTGTTTCTCCTGTACAAGAGGAAAGCTGAAGATCAGGCTGTGGCTCAGTTCAGGATCGCTTACCAGATGCAGATAAAAAGCTCAGACAGGATGCAAGCAGCAAAGAAGCTCAGGCAGATAGCAGAGAGGTGGACTCATGGCCGGCGAAAGGTTAGCGAGGCTTCTGAAATTCTGGCTTTTCTGTCTGCCATGGATAGGCAGAAGATGCAAGCAAGCCATTATGTGAAGAAGTCAAGTGATTTCTCTTCTGAATCCGATGACCTCACAGCTGCCTTTGCAGAAAAAATGAAACTCAAATGA